A genomic stretch from Kogia breviceps isolate mKogBre1 chromosome 1, mKogBre1 haplotype 1, whole genome shotgun sequence includes:
- the FOXE3 gene encoding forkhead box protein E3, translating to MPGRRDMEPPAAFSGFPAPPSVAPSGPPPSSPLAGAEPGPDPEEAAAGRGEPEPAPAPGPGRRRRRPLQRGKPPYSYIALIAMALAHAPGRRLTLAAIYRFITERFAFYRDSPRKWQNSIRHNLTLNDCFVKVPREPGNPGKGNYWTLDPAAADMFDNGSFLRRRKRFKRAEMPALPAAPPAPAAGPPPFPYAPYAPGPALLAPPPPAAPGSTPPARLFSVDSLVSLPPELAGLGAPEPPCCAAPDAAFPPCAAAASPPLYSPPPDRLGLPPTRPGPGPLPAEPLLALAGPAAALGPLGPGEAYLRPPGYAPGLERYL from the coding sequence ATGCCTGGGCGCAGAGACATGGAGCCGCCCGCCGCTTTCTCGGGCTTCCCGGCCCCGCCCTCGGTCGCGCCGTCGGGGCCGCCGCCGTCGTCGCCGCTTGCCGGAGCCGAGCCCGGGCCGGATCCCGAGGAGGCGGCCGCCGGCCGCGGGGAGCCGGAACCTGCGCCGGCAccgggcccgggccgccgccGGCGGCGGCCCTTGCAGCGAGGGAAGCCGCCCTACTCGTACATTGCGCTCATCGCCATGGCGCTGGCTCACGCCCCGGGCCGCCGCCTCACGCTAGCCGCCATCTACCGTTTCATCACCGAGCGCTTCGCCTTCTACCGCGACAGCCCGCGCAAGTGGCAGAACAGCATCCGCCACAACCTCACGCTCAACGACTGCTTCGTCAAGGTGCCCCGCGAGCCGGGCAACCCGGGCAAGGGCAACTACTGGACGCTCGACCCGGCGGCCGCCGACATGTTCGACAACGGCAGCTTCTTGCGGCGCCGAAAGCGCTTCAAGCGCGCCGAGATGCCCGCGCTCCCTGCCGCGCCGCCCGCGCCCGCCGCCGGCCCGCCGCCTTTCCCCTACGCGCCCTACGCGCCCGGCCCCGCGCTGCTCGCGCCGCCTCCTCCCGCCGCTCCGGGCTCCACGCCACCCGCGCGCCTCTTCAGCGTCGACAGCCTGGTGAGCCTGCCACCCGAGCTGGCGGGGCTGGGCGCCCCCGAGCCGCCCTGCTGCGCTGCGCCCGACGCCGCCTTCCCGCCCTGCGCGGCAgccgcctccccgcctctctaCTCGCCGCCGCCCGACCGCCTGGGGTTGCCCCCGACGCGTCCTGGCCCCGGACCGCTGCCCGCGGAGCCGCTGCTGGCCTTGGCAGGGCCGGCGGCTGCACTCGGCCCGCTCGGCCCGGGGGAGGCCTACCTGCGGCCGCCGGGCTACGCGCCGGGGCTGGAGCGCTACCTGTGA